The following DNA comes from Legionella sp. PATHC032.
ATGTTTGCTGAACTGCCCAAAATTCAAGAACAATTTCATAACATTTTTGAATATTCCCAATCCATGACTTCTCTTTGGTTGCAATCAATTGATAAAAGCCTTGAACAAACAAATAAGGTAACACAATCTTTAATCAACTTAAATCCGCAACAGGTTTACCCTTATCCCAATATACTAAATGATGCCATTGAATATACCGTCGACTTCATGCAGAGAAGCATTCTGTTTTGGGACATCATGCGTAAACGTGGCAATCAATATCTCAAGCATGAACAAGAGGGACAACCTCCTGTTCTCATTTTTTCTTATAATATGCTCATGGATGGTAGACATTTTGAGAGACCAGTCAATTATGCATTGGTTGAAATAATTCCCTCTGAAGGCATTCAGATTGATCCTGCAAAAAGACCTTATGTAATTGTAGATCCTCGGGCTGGTCATGGTGCAGGAATCAGTGGTTTTAAAGATGAATCGCAAGTAGGACTTGCCTTAAGAGCAGGACACCCTGTTTACGTTATTATCTTTTTTCCCACTCCTGAACCCAATCAAACTCTGGTTGATGTCACGGCTGCCCACGAAAAATTTTTAAGCGAAGTAGCCTTGCGTCACCCTCAAAGCCCTAAACCTTGCTTAATTGGTAATTGTCAGGGAGGATGGGCTATTTTAACGCTTATGGCTGCTAACCAAGATGTAGCAGGTGTTGCTGTAGTCAACGGCGCTCCTCTTTCCTATTGGGGTGGAAAAAATGGAAAAAATCCCATGCGTTACATTGGAGGAATTTTGGGTGGAAGCTGGATCGCCCAAATGGCTGGTGATTTAGGTAATGGCAAATTTGACGGAGCCAACCTGGTGATGAACTTTGAAACTGCCAATCCCAAAGTGACTTACTGGAGCAAATATTACAATCTCTTTGCCAATGTTGATAAAGAAGAAACCCGATTTTTAAATTTTGAACGATGGTGGGGAGGCTTTTCTCTTTTGAATGTAAACGAAATGAGGGGGATAGTTGATAATTTGTTTATTGGTAACAAACTGGTTCATGGCAAAATCCCCTTAGGTCAATCAGGTAATAACCTGGATTTAAGAAACATTAATGTGCCTGTTATTATTTTCTGCTCAGAAGGTGACAACATTACACCACCCCAACAAGCCCTAAATTGGATCTCTGATCTTTATTCAAATACTCTGGAAATCAAATTAGATGGGCAGGTCATTGTTTATCTCATTCATAAAAGTGTTGGCCATTTAGGAATTTTCGTCTCAAGTGAAGTAGCTAAAAAAGAACATAATCAGATTATTGATTTATTAAATTACATAGAGCATTTGGCTCCGGGCTTATATGAATTAAAATTGCAAGAAATAAAGGAAACCCCCAAATCTCCCCCTCATTACATTGCTTATATTGAAGAGCGTTCTATCAACGATATCAGGAAAGGGCAGGAGAACAATATAGCGATATTCAACCTTGTTCGTATGGTATCCGAATACAATGCTATGAGTTATGACTTGTTTATGGCTCCGATAATCCGCAATATGAGTAACGAATACACAGCAGAACTGATTCGAAAATTACACCCGCTAAGACAGAACCAGTATTTACTGAGTGATATAAACCCTTTAGTGCACCCAGTATCATGGATATCACCCTTTGTTCGTCAAAATCGCATTAAAATTTCTGAAAATAATCCCTTTTTAACTCAGCAATTAAATTTTTCAAAGCTCATAAACTCACTATGGGATTTCCTCAGCTCATCTCGCGATAGTTGTGTGGAGATAATGTTTTATGCTGTTTATGGCTACATTCAATTATTAGCTCCATTTGATCCCAGAAGGGATATGATTGTTCATTCTCCTGAAAAAGATAATCAAGAAAAAATAACTCAGTCGATTATTGCTCATATTAGTGATGGAGGCGTACCAGAAGCCATTTTGCGCATATTACTATTATTAGTGAAAGTTCAGGGCTATATTATTGGCGCTAACTTACCTGATATCATACAAAAACTACGCGAATGCAATGCGCTTAAACATTTGGATAGAAATGGATTCAAACAAATTATCCATTCACAAACCATAATGATAGAGCATGATCCCGAACTTGCTTTTAATACAATACCTCACTTACTAAAATCACAAGAAGAACGCTCAATGGTAATTCAATTCATTGAAGATATATTAAAATCTTTAAAAATATCTCCTTCCGAAGAATATAAAAAGAAATTTCAAAGAATTAAAGAACTTGTACAAAACCACGTTTGATATGCGATTTCAGATTGGGCCATATTGATTCTTAATCAAGCACAAACCTAAAGATATCCTATTGAAAAATTAATCCTTTATTTTTCAGGCAAATGAAATCACCTCATCCATATCAATTGTTTATTTTGTTGACATTCTGAATATATTGTTATAAAAGCCATTTTTTCTAATTGTAGGTCAATACAATATGTCTAAAGAAATTAATATTATTTGGGTAGGACCACAACGCCTTCCCTACAAATATTTACAGCATTTAAAAAAATGGCATAATTTAAACCCAGATTATCAAATCAATTTCATCACTGATGAACATTCTTCTTCTATCCAGCTTTCAGGAATAAATACTATTCACTGGAAACAATGTTTTGACCTGACAGATGTACGACAAAAGTTTTTGCTGAAAGAAGCGGAGCGTGCTCTCCAGGAAAAAGCCTATGCCACTTTATCGAATATCGTTCGCAAAGTTAAAATTTTTAATGATGGCGGGTATTATTTTGATACTGATATCGTTCCTATAGAAAAATTACCTACAGTCACTGAAAACACTCCTTTCTTATCACAACCTAAAGCAAGTTATGGCGAAGAATTTGCCAAGCACCGTTTTGTTGTTTCCGCACTTTATGGAAGCAAGCACTCTCCTGTATTCAATGAAGCATTGACAGTCATGCATGAAACTTACCAGGTGAAATCATTGCAAGATGCCATTAAAGAAAACCCGGAGGAAGCAGACTACCTTCGCTCCTATTATTCAGCCTCCCTTATGTTATCCCGTTCTGTTAAACGACTTTATACAAATGAACAGGATTATCAAAAAATGATAGAAGATTGCCAAAATGAGTTTGGAAACTCTACTGCGTTTCAAATTATACAAGATGGTTCATGGGGAGAGGGATTAAATGCTGTTTTGATGGAAAGTAAACACCTGGCAGCAACTGCCATCCAGAGATTTTTTCGGGCGGCGCAAGCTCTGGATCAAGTGAATGCCAATCAGTCAACAACCAACACTAAACCCTCTGAAAAACCAAGACTCTTTTGAAGATAAATTGAGTAACTGGATTTAATGTATAGTTACTTGAGTTTTAAAGGACGGATTTTCTGCATACCACTGCTTGTCAGTAGCATCTACAAAATGTGTTATGAATGCCTCATAGACAAGCTGAGGCACATAGGTTGTTTGACAAGTTATTTAGAACTACAACTTAAAAAGACGCAGGTTATGCCCGGCCTATTGTTACCAGCTATTCCGACTGGCGTATAAAGCGGATTATTTTAACAAAAGCCAACATTCCGTTAAAAGTTCCGTTTCAGCTACTTCATGATCAAAATTGTAATAACAGAAGATACAGGGTAAATCTCCTAATTGTTCTGAGGTATTAGGTAACCAATCTCGATAAAGATAATAAACCACATCACCAATATTATTACGAGAACCTTTGTGTACTGTTACTGCATAACGGCCTGATGGCAGAAACTTTTCAATCACACCATCCAGTTTCAAATTTTCGGGGATCTTGATGCCAAGATCGATACGAAATTCAGATGGTGGTGTTATTTTAGGGTCATCATAAGCCAGAGCAAACGCTTCTCCGGGTCGTGGTTTAAGATTAATCGATTGAGATTTTGCCCAGGACACTAACTTGTTAATGCTTTCACCTAACAATTTAGGATCACCTTTGTGCTCAATTACAGCTAATCGTATCTTATCAATACTTTTAATATCTACTTTCATATCAATTCTACCTTGTCTAGGCAAACAATACGGTGGCTGCTCCCAATATGACCTCCCAAAACCTTGCCTAAACTGACTTGGGCTAAATCCACAAGCTTTCTTAAAAGCCCTGGAAAACGCTTCATGGGATTCAAAACCCGCATTGATTGCAATGTTAATGACGGACTGGTCTTTCTCGACAACAAGCTGATGAGCAGCGCGTTTTAAGCGTAGCCATTTAATATACTGCTGCAAAGACAAACCGGTAAATGCAGTAAATAAGCGATGAAAGTGAAATTTTGATATACAAAAAATTTCACTTAAGCTTTCGAGAGAAAGCTCTTCATCGAGATGCTTTCCAATGAAATCAATCATATTCTCCAATTTTTGTTGATATTTCACTTTCTTGTTTCCGATTATTAACTTGATTTACAGAATAAGAATATTGCTTTCTTACTGAAAATATTTGACCATTTTTGCTGATTTAATTGAGAAAAATAAACTACACTTGATTGTGATGTATGCAATTCTTTTTGCTAAATTGAGGTGGCGATTGCCATAAAAAACAATCACCATCTTTTGATGTCATTATATCTTTAATAAAATCAATTTGTTACGCATGAAAAATGCAGTCACTTATTCCTGCGCTTGAAAGCATAATAAGTAACACCCAATATCAACCCATACACAAGATGCCCAACCAATGGGGGTATGTTTTGTCTAATTCCTTCCATAGTCCATTTGGCAAACAAAGGCACCCCTGAAGCGAAATAGGGTAACACGGTCATTGGGCCGCCGACCCACATTGCAAAACCGAACAATAATCCAAGGAGAATGGCTGAGAGCCAGGAGTGCATCAACCAGTCGAGAACCAGGGCAAATGCGATCCCACTGCCAATGCTCATTGCAGCATGCACCAAAAGACCCCCTCCTTTTGTTGGCATATTAATCATACTTCCCAATGTTTCAAGCATGCCCCCCATAACTAAAAAAAAGGTAAAAACAATCCCTGCTATAATTCCTGCAATAGCGCCATGCGAAATACATCTTGAAAGATACATACCAATCTCCTTATAAAATAGATCCCCAGTTTACCATTCAAAATCATCAGTTTACTTAATAATCAACAATTAAGGTAGAAAAAAATTGATGAAGATGCCTCAAAATATTTTTGCCAACCACATCATCAACATCCTATTGTTAATCAAGACTTTTATATAATATATCGATTCAAATGTTCTTTAAATATTAGCCATTTTGAGATTAAATAAAGAAATAGATCAACCTGTTTTGAGAGCCCATCTTGGTCAATAGAAAAAAAATAATAACTACCATTTTAGGAGTTTCATGCCTTTGCTCGATACAGTGGGCAAACTCTGCGCCTGACTTGTCAAATAAGCCACACGTGAGGGAAAAAAACAAAAATCTCCTTGGCGTTTTTGTGGGTGGAAATCATGCTCAAAACGATGAGGCTTTTACCTATGGCCTGGAGTACCACCGAGTCCTTTCCATGCCTTTTGGGTTTAGTGCGGTTATTGAGCATACCCCCGTCAATGTGGAACATAATAATCAAGTGGAATTGATAGGCCTTGGAACATTAAACGTATTCAGGAACCTAACTTTTGGCATAGGCCCTGGAATTAGATATGAAAAAGATGAACCCAGCCGAATGGTTGGTCGGTTGGGGATTGGATATATCATACATTTTCCTCCGGATATAGAAATCACCCCGAATATAGACCTTGATTTTATTGAAGGTGGCGAAAAAGAGCTGGTCTTTGGTATTACTTTTGGTAAACAATTTTAGAGTAGTTTTTTTCCCGAATACCAACTATCTCTTCCGCTTTCTCTCTCTTTAAAAATTTTCTACTTGATAATCACGACTAAATAATAGCTTTTTTTAAAAGACCGGTGTAAATTTATGACTCTTTTTTCTTAAATAATGATTGATATGATTTCAATAACAACTTATTGGCAACAATTTAAAGATTGCATTGATCACCTTAGTCCATCTGTAGACAACAAAGAATACTCCAGCCAAATAGCCATCGCGAACCTTATGATTGAGATTGGCTTGACAATTGAGCAAATGTGGATTAATCAAATCCAGCAGGTAGGAGATCGATTGCACGAAAAAGCCAAATTGTTTGGGTATCAAGTCCCATTTAATACTCCAGAAAAAAAATATCAGTTTTGCTTACCCAAAATAACAAATGGTGAAACCCTGATTTTTGCTATTGTCTACTATCAACATCTTAATAACTATGAAAATGTGGAGTATCAAGGATCTATTAGTTTTTTAAGATCAAAGGTAATCCATGGTGTTAATGAAAAGAAAATTTCAACCCGTGCTCAAGCCGAAGCAATGTTGAGAGAAATTAGACAATATTGCCAAAGTCAAAATATTGACTTTAATGAATCTGAATTCATAAAGAAAAATGACGAGTCAGCAAAAGAATATACAACAAGATTATTCAAGATGTTTCGTTCTGAGAAAACCGCAAAGAGTGAACCAATCGAGTTAAAACAGCTTAACGAATCAAAAGAATTCAAGCCGTCTGATGAGCTAGCAAAACTTGAAAAATCCCTTGAAGATTCAAGAAATAAAAGAAATCAATTAATTATCAAAATAGATGCTCTTTCAAAGAAACTTGCAGACTATCATCTCCTGTCGCAAAACCACCATAAATTAAACAATGAATGGAATAACAAATGGTTTTTTACAAAATTCTTCAACTGGATCATGTCCTGGTTTTCTAATGATTCGCTTATCAAAAATTTAAAAACCAGCTATGAACAGGTCATTAAAGCTGAAAGTGAGCTGAAGCAAGAATTTCATCCCTTCGACAACGCAGATGCTTATCGGGCAGAATTAAAAAAGCAACTGGAAGAAACACACATTGAATGCGATAAAAATCAAAAGCAAATTAACGAATACCAATTGAAACAGTTAGAACAAAAACTGGAACAGAGGTTAGAACAAAAACTGCAAGAAAAACTACAAAAGGACATTGCTGCTGAACAAAAAGAACCTTCCGTTACAAAAATGCTATCAGAAATCAAACATGAAACTAATGGCAGTGACTTCTCTTCAAATTTAAATCATTATTATGGTTTCTTTAAAGAATATTTACCAAATCGAGAAACATTGGGAGCAATTGCTGTCGGTGTCGCAGCCATTGCCATTCAAAATTTGATGTAAAACCATATAGAAAATACAAGGTTCTCTCATTCAGGGATAGAGAGAACTCCCCACCTAATGCGCATAAGAAGAGGTATTATCCGGGAAGAAAATAATATTTGATTCCCGGTATTACCTTTTACCTGTTCAAGCTGCCGCGCAAGAAACATCCTGTTGTCATCAGCCCGGGATATTATTTTGCTTTCGCCAATCATGAAGTAACACCGAGCGTCGCCTTGCATAGCAGACTCCCAGGTTTTGAACATCTACAATTCTATCGGCTCTAAAATGACGAAAATCCTTTTTTAATTCGCACCAGGCAATCAAAATTCTTACCTGATCAAAATACCCAAGTCCAATTGGCCAAATCGTACGCGTTGAAACATGTCCTTTTAAGTCATGGTATTGAATAAACAATTTCAGTTCTTTTCGTATTGCCTTTCTGACTAAGGCCAGGGATTCATCTTCTCCTGAAATCACTTCGCCAGGCCCTATCAATAGACTGGATAGCTCCAATTGCTGGCGCAAATCGGCAGGAAGCACAGAAGCAATTTTAGCCAAAGCATTATGGGCAGCCTTTTGCAAGTGAGTATCCGTTTTTTTAACTACCCATCTGGAGCCTAAAACAAGAGCCTCAATTTCCTCTTCATTAAACATCAAAGGCGGTAACATAAAGCCTGGCTTTAATACATAACCTAATCCTGGTTCCCCCTCAATGTCAGCACCTTGAGCCTGTAAAGCAGCAATATCTCGATAGATGGTACGAGTACTTACACCAAGTTCGTTAGCAAGAAATCGTCCACTAAGCGGATAACGATAACGCCGCAAAATTTGTAACAGATGAAAAAGTCTCTCAGTTTTGCTCATATTGGTATTGCTCTTCATAATAAAGATTTTTGAACAGTTCACGAAAACCAATCTTTTTATAAATATTCAAACCATCTGCGGATGCTTCTAAAAAACACCAGGAAATATTGGTGTCTTTCAAAATCTGAAGTACTGATAAAATCAATTGTGTTGCATACCCTTTTTTCTGATGTTTGGGAAAAGTAGCTACGTCATCAATCCGTGCGCTGTCTCCCATAACAGTCAGCGTTAATGAGCAGACAATTTGCTCTTGAACAAACCCGGAAAAATGATAAATATCAGAAGACTTCTCAATAGCCTCCTGATGTCTTACTCTGTAAATCTGTGCAATCTCTTCAGTTGATTCAAATGCAGGGACAGTAGGTAAAATCCAAGTCTGCATCTCATTATCCATGCGCTTTATTAACAAGTCAGATTCAAGCCCGGGCATTCCAAGATCAAGAATTGACAAGTACATGGCAACTCCTTGATCAATAGATAAAAATCCTGATTGAGCAAGTACATTATCTGTTTTTGTATCAGATAAATAGTCAGGAACCATCAGCGCCCAAGGTACTGAATGAGACTCATAAAAGCGTTTGCATTGATAAATCTCTGTCCCAAGTAAATGCGATTTACCTGAATAAAACACAGGATTTAAAGTAGAAGTTGGCACTCCACTGCTACAAGCTTGCAAACCCTCCAATGATAAAAGCGTCGTACTAATCAGTGAAAAAAAATGCCGTTCTATTTTATGGAAAGATTCAATACGGCTGTTCATAAAATAAACTCATCAAAATTTCTGAGCCCGGATAAACTAAATTTTGTTCTCATAATAACACCAAAACTTGGTTTAGTGTGTTTTTACTCTCAAGAAGGTCAATATTGGGTACTTAAAACACTACTGACACAATCT
Coding sequences within:
- a CDS encoding GNAT family N-acetyltransferase; the encoded protein is MNSRIESFHKIERHFFSLISTTLLSLEGLQACSSGVPTSTLNPVFYSGKSHLLGTEIYQCKRFYESHSVPWALMVPDYLSDTKTDNVLAQSGFLSIDQGVAMYLSILDLGMPGLESDLLIKRMDNEMQTWILPTVPAFESTEEIAQIYRVRHQEAIEKSSDIYHFSGFVQEQIVCSLTLTVMGDSARIDDVATFPKHQKKGYATQLILSVLQILKDTNISWCFLEASADGLNIYKKIGFRELFKNLYYEEQYQYEQN
- a CDS encoding DUF3141 domain-containing protein, with the protein product MFAELPKIQEQFHNIFEYSQSMTSLWLQSIDKSLEQTNKVTQSLINLNPQQVYPYPNILNDAIEYTVDFMQRSILFWDIMRKRGNQYLKHEQEGQPPVLIFSYNMLMDGRHFERPVNYALVEIIPSEGIQIDPAKRPYVIVDPRAGHGAGISGFKDESQVGLALRAGHPVYVIIFFPTPEPNQTLVDVTAAHEKFLSEVALRHPQSPKPCLIGNCQGGWAILTLMAANQDVAGVAVVNGAPLSYWGGKNGKNPMRYIGGILGGSWIAQMAGDLGNGKFDGANLVMNFETANPKVTYWSKYYNLFANVDKEETRFLNFERWWGGFSLLNVNEMRGIVDNLFIGNKLVHGKIPLGQSGNNLDLRNINVPVIIFCSEGDNITPPQQALNWISDLYSNTLEIKLDGQVIVYLIHKSVGHLGIFVSSEVAKKEHNQIIDLLNYIEHLAPGLYELKLQEIKETPKSPPHYIAYIEERSINDIRKGQENNIAIFNLVRMVSEYNAMSYDLFMAPIIRNMSNEYTAELIRKLHPLRQNQYLLSDINPLVHPVSWISPFVRQNRIKISENNPFLTQQLNFSKLINSLWDFLSSSRDSCVEIMFYAVYGYIQLLAPFDPRRDMIVHSPEKDNQEKITQSIIAHISDGGVPEAILRILLLLVKVQGYIIGANLPDIIQKLRECNALKHLDRNGFKQIIHSQTIMIEHDPELAFNTIPHLLKSQEERSMVIQFIEDILKSLKISPSEEYKKKFQRIKELVQNHV
- a CDS encoding glycosyltransferase, with the translated sequence MSKEINIIWVGPQRLPYKYLQHLKKWHNLNPDYQINFITDEHSSSIQLSGINTIHWKQCFDLTDVRQKFLLKEAERALQEKAYATLSNIVRKVKIFNDGGYYFDTDIVPIEKLPTVTENTPFLSQPKASYGEEFAKHRFVVSALYGSKHSPVFNEALTVMHETYQVKSLQDAIKENPEEADYLRSYYSASLMLSRSVKRLYTNEQDYQKMIEDCQNEFGNSTAFQIIQDGSWGEGLNAVLMESKHLAATAIQRFFRAAQALDQVNANQSTTNTKPSEKPRLF
- a CDS encoding AraC family transcriptional regulator, which produces MKYQQKLENMIDFIGKHLDEELSLESLSEIFCISKFHFHRLFTAFTGLSLQQYIKWLRLKRAAHQLVVEKDQSVINIAINAGFESHEAFSRAFKKACGFSPSQFRQGFGRSYWEQPPYCLPRQGRIDMKVDIKSIDKIRLAVIEHKGDPKLLGESINKLVSWAKSQSINLKPRPGEAFALAYDDPKITPPSEFRIDLGIKIPENLKLDGVIEKFLPSGRYAVTVHKGSRNNIGDVVYYLYRDWLPNTSEQLGDLPCIFCYYNFDHEVAETELLTECWLLLK
- a CDS encoding helix-turn-helix transcriptional regulator translates to MSKTERLFHLLQILRRYRYPLSGRFLANELGVSTRTIYRDIAALQAQGADIEGEPGLGYVLKPGFMLPPLMFNEEEIEALVLGSRWVVKKTDTHLQKAAHNALAKIASVLPADLRQQLELSSLLIGPGEVISGEDESLALVRKAIRKELKLFIQYHDLKGHVSTRTIWPIGLGYFDQVRILIAWCELKKDFRHFRADRIVDVQNLGVCYARRRSVLLHDWRKQNNIPG